In Aricia agestis chromosome 16, ilAriAges1.1, whole genome shotgun sequence, one genomic interval encodes:
- the LOC121734752 gene encoding serine/arginine repetitive matrix protein 1 — protein sequence MAASSERRPRRGPAPIASFDHDVSEESSPETKQALRLPEIREDLAASSEQLAPPEQRARSHSSPAVHAAPPAPPPAAPAAGLSTPAAPRIDISRASSSSHHDSRDSSPELALFAGGDDAKARLDLGFREDGALDLRSSTEELAFLEGAPGGADPPRAPSVAPPSRRHSRKDSQGSEAALLGVTGRQSRLSSVGSQCSAQSALSGFSHASRMSVGRLSVVSGVSRSPSPHKMLLETSFCGPKPIETDPDACAAAVERRLLEIAKMSTETATIATTAPTTTPTTSPAAAAAVDARDRREVRTEVTVESARPAGAPRTSPAPPPSAPAAANVVSPAIAPLDEDKLLKEARNRARAEERRARPKVRRQPSEPEVYKAGNRSKDVIRIKLKPDDEYDDDEDAGERTPAAEPAEAACKPSTLELRDAPRRDVQRLEALGPHPTPPRPSRTPSPPGAAVSRKSSFCSLFKSRETIASPDSPSDVLRRKKSLNEGRSRSKSRDRSATPTSAAKIRGSVLSLFKTPRRSTASPSPSSRDASPVVQQHRQFPQTPPDRARAERLKYYEDTRDGVIHIPLRTPPDEPGPAPRPARPASAPQPRGPPERPADVGPAEPVRRTVLPDGSIIIPLHSPTERTPAEVGRPESPRTSAPPSAPGGDVDASPVVPTSRRSPGDDERASTAASIPSPDGRPPEPEPPERAKRRERLVFTTHVGSRDEQVFSTQFSITKTPSVTSEMSESAPSFPEAEERPSEPSPPEGEGGAESEGERAERGASPAESSGSEAGSGGSAAERRGLVVQESFEELPYVPTTLPLERSLALPMVPVRDRPAAAPPSAAVRRPRARPAPPAPLSAPAAPPTAPPPPAPLRIRLPQRTRASSTGGAVTPRSSRPRSRSGGDGVEVRKEWIDFSELPEQRKQPKRIETVGGAGAAGAVPGAAGAGAVVFSYVPPERCRCECHTHDDERPLLHEDKRNSSSSPECSESGHDAPFTADLDLRHSHADIAPPQ from the exons ATGGCGGCCAGCTCCGAGCGGCGGCCGCGCCGCGGACCCGCGCCCATCGCCTCCTTCGACCACGACGTCTCCGAGGAG TCGAGCCCGGAGACCAAGCAGGCGCTGCGGCTGCCGGAGATCCGCGAGGACCTCGCCGCCAGCAGCGAGCAGCTCGCGCCGCCCGAGCAGCGCGCGCGTTCGCACTCCTCCCCCGCCGTGCACGCCGcaccccccgcgccgccccccgccgcgcccgccgccggcCTGAGcacgcccgccgcgccgcgcatCGACATCTCGCGTGCCTCCAGCTCCAGCCACCACGACTCCCGCGACAGCTCGCCCGAGCTGGCGCTCTTCGCCGGCGGCGACGACGCCAAGGCGCGGCTCGACCTCGGCTTCCGGGAGGACGGCGCCCTCGACCTCCGCTCCTCCACGGAGGAGCTCGCCTTCCTCGAGGGGGCGCCGGGTGGGGCCGACCCGCCCCGCGCCCCGTCCGTCGCCCCGCCCTCGCGCCGCCACTCGCGGAAGGACAGCCAGGGCTCGGAGGCGGCGCTGCTGGGAGTGACGGGCCGCCAGAGCCGCCTGTCGAGCGTCGGCTCGCAGTGCTCGGCGCAGTCGGCGCTGTCGGGCTTCAGCCACGCGAGCCGCATGTCGGTCGGCCGGCTGTCGGTCGTGTCGGGCGTGTCGCGCTCGCCGTCGCCGCACAAGATGCTCCTGGAGACGTCGTTCTGCGGCCCGAAACCGATCGAGACCGACCCGGACGCGTGCGCCGCGGCCGTCGAGCGCCGCCTGCTCGAAATCGCGAAGATGTCGACGGAGACCGCGACGATCGCGACGACGGCCCCGACGACGACCCCGACGACGAGCCCGGCGGCCGCGGCGGCGGTGGACGCGCGCGACCGGCGCGAAGTGCGCACGGAGGTGACGGTGGAGAGCGCGCGGCCGGCCGGCGCCCCGCGCACGTCCCCCGCCCCGCCGCCCTCGGCACCCGCCGCCGCCAACGTCGTCTCCCCCGCCATCGCGCCCCTCGACGAGGACAAGCTCCTGAAGGAGGCCCGGAACCGGGCGAGGGCCGAGGAGCGCCGCGCGCGCCCGAAGGTGCGTCGGCAGCCTAGCGAGCCCGAGGTATACAAGGCCGGGAACCGATCGAAGGACGTGATCAGAATAAAACTGAAGCCGGACGACGAGTACGACGACGACGAGGACGCCGGCGAGCGCACGCCGGCGGCCGAGCCGGCGGAGGCGGCCTGCAAGCCCTCCACGCTAGAGCTGCGCGACGCGCCGCGCCGCGACGTGCAGCGCCTCGAAGCCCTCGGCCCGCACCCTACCCCGCCCCGCCCTTCACGCACGCCCTCCCCGCCCGGCGCCGCCGTGTCACGCAAGTCCTCTTTCTGCTCGCTCTTCAAGTCGCGGGAAACCATCGCGTCGCCGGACTCCCCGTCCGACGTTCTCCGCCGGAAGAAGAGTCTCAACGAGGGCCGCTCGCGGAGCAAGAGCAGGGACCGGTCCGCGACGCCCACCTCCGCCGCCAAGATCAGGGGCTCCGTGCTGTCGCTGTTCAAGACGCCGCGGCGGAGCACGGCGTCGCCGTCGCCGAGCTCGCGCGACGCGTCGCCGGTCGTGCAGCAGCACCGCCAGTTCCCGCAGACGCCGCCGGACCGCGCCCGCGCCGAGCGGCTCAAATACTACGAGGACACGCGGGACGGCGTCATCCACATCCCGCTGCGCACGCCGCCCGACGagcccggccccgccccgcgccccgcgcgCCCCGCCTCCGCACCGCAGCCGCGCGGGCCCCCCGAGCGCCCCGCCGACGTCGGCCCGGCCGAACCCGTCCGCCGGACCGTGCTACCGGACGGGAGCATCATCATCCCGCTGCACTCGCCGACGGAGCGGACGCCCGCGGAGGTGGGCCGGCCGGAGTCGCCGAGGACGTCGGCGCCGCCCTCGGCCCCCGGCGGGGACGTCGACGCCTCTCCCGTCGTCCCGACCTCGAGGAGGAGTCCCGGGGACGACGAGCGCGCCTCGACCGCCGCCTCGATCCCGTCGCCGGACGGCCGGCCGCCGGAGCCCGAGCCCCCCGAGCGGGCAAAGCGGCGGGAGCGGCTGGTCTTCACGACGCACGTGGGGAGCCGCGACGAGCAGGTCTTCAGCACCCAGTTCAGCATCACCAAGACGCCGAGCGTCACGAGCGAGATGTCGGAGTCGGCGCCGAGCTTCCCCGAGGCCGAGGAGCGGCCGAGCGAGCCCTCCCCGCCGGAAGGAGAGGGGGGCGCGGAGTCGGAGGGGGAGCGGGCGGAGCGCGGCGCGTCGCCGGCGGAGTCGTCGGGCTCGGAGGCGGGGTCGGGCGGCAGCGCGGCGGAGCGGCGCGGGCTCGTCGTGCAGGAGTCGTTCGAGGAGCTCCCGTACGTGCCTACGACGCTGCCGCTGGAGCGGTCGCTGGCGCTGCCTATGGTGCCGGTGCGGGACCGGCCGGCCGCCGCGCCCCCGTCCGCCGCTGTGCGCCGGCCGCGCGCGCGCCCCGCGCCTCCCGCGCCGCTgtccgcgcccgccgcgccacCCACCgcaccgccgccgcccgcgccgctccGCATCCGCCTGCCGCAGCGCACTCGCGCCTCCTCCACGGGCGGCGCGGTGACGCCGCGCTCCTCGCGCCCGCGCTCGCGTAGCGGCGGAGACG GCGTGGAGGTGCGCAAGGAGTGGATCGACTTCTCGGAGCTGCCGGAGCAGCGCAAGCAGCCGAAGCGGATAGAGACGGtgggcggcgcgggggcggcgggggcggtgccgggggcggcgggggcgggggcggtggTGTTCAGCTACGTGCCGCCGGAGCGCTGCCGCTGCGAGTGTCACACACATGACGACGAGCGTCCCCTCCTGCACGAGGACAAGCGCAACAG ctcATCGTCCCCGGAGTGCTCGGAGTCCGGCCACGACGCGCCCTTCACCGCCGACCTCGACCTGCGACACAGCCACGCCGACATC GCGCCGCCGCAGTGA